The sequence CGGTCGCGCCCCTCGCGCTTGCTCTGGTAGAGCAGGCGGTCCACGCGCGACCAGAGGTTCTCCAGCCGCTCGCCGGGGCGGGCGAGCGCCGCGCCGGCGCTGGCGGTGACGTGGACGAGGTCCTCGCCGGCGACGATCCGCGCCCGCGGGACGATCGTCCGCAGCCGCTCGACGGCCGCGGCGAGCTCGAGCCGCCCGGCGACGGGCTGGATCAGCACGGCGAACTCCTCGCCGCCCCAGCGGCCGACCGTCTCGTCGCGCCGCCGCACGAAGGAGAGCGCCCGCGCGACCGCCTGAAGCAGCTGGTCGCCGGCGCCGTGGCCGAACTGGTCGTTGATGTCCTTGAAGTGGTCGAGGTCCATCAGCGCGAGGCCGAACGGGCAGCCGTAGCGGTCGCAGCGCACGGAGGCCTTCTCGAGCAGGTCGTCGAAGCCGCGGCGGTTCGGCAGCGCGGTCAGCGCGTCGGTCGTCGCGACCCGCGCCAGCTTGGCCACCTCGCTGCGCAGCGCGTGGTTCTCGGCGTC comes from bacterium and encodes:
- a CDS encoding sensor domain-containing diguanylate cyclase, translating into MSGEESWFETQLTAAPQLRFGHKLVDQLFDGFFVLDARLNVLHWNRGAERLTGFAATDVVGRSCDGDLALHRDEDGRPLAGRLSPAATALADGKPQVARLFLRRADGSLAPVIVRAMPLEGPDGGFAGVVESLIDDAENHALRSEVAKLARVATTDALTALPNRRGFDDLLEKASVRCDRYGCPFGLALMDLDHFKDINDQFGHGAGDQLLQAVARALSFVRRRDETVGRWGGEEFAVLIQPVAGRLELAAAVERLRTIVPRARIVAGEDLVHVTASAGAALARPGERLENLWSRVDRLLYQSKREGRDRLALEDDAG